Genomic window (Mycobacteriales bacterium):
TGGGACCGGCGGGCCCAAGCCGCGGGTGAGCTCGGGGTGGGCATGACGGCGCTGGCGATCGTGCTGGGCAGCCTGTGGGGCCGGCCCGTCTGGGGCACCTGGTGGGTCTGGGACCCGCGCCTGGTGACGACCGTCGTCCTGCTGCTGGTCTATGCCGGCTACCTGAGCGTCCGTGGCCTCGGCGACGACCGCGCCACCGGGGCCCGGCGGGCCGCAGCCGTCGGCATCCTCGGCTTCGTCAACGTCCCCGTCGTACACTTCTCGGTCGTCTGGTGGCGGACCCTGCACCAGCCGGCGACCGTGCTGTCGCCGGACCCCGCGCCGATGGACGGGCGGATGGCGCTCGCGCTGCTGCTGTCGGTGCTCGCGTTCTCCCTCGCCGGCTGGCTCGTCGTGCGCCGGCGCGTGCGGATCCTCGCGGAGCGCGACGGCGGACCGGCTCCGCAGGAACCCCCGCCGGGTGCTCCGCTGGTCGTGCGTGCCGGGACGCGGTCATGACCGGCTGGGGTTGGGTGATCGCGGGCTACCTGCTGACCGCCGGCACCTGGGGCGGCTACCTGCTGTGGACCCGGACGGGCGGACGGCGGAGCCGATGACCGTTCCGGACACGGTGCGGCGGCGCGCGCCGTGGCGGCTGCTCACCCTCGCAGTCGTCGTGCTGGCCGCCGTCGGCGTGCTGGCCGCCACCGGACTGCAGGGCAGCCTCGTCTACTACAAGACGACCAGCGAGCTGCTGGCCGACCCGTCCCTGCAGGGGGAGCGGCTGCGGCTCGGCGGCCTGGTGGTGCCCGCGTCGGTCAGCCGTGGCCCGGACGGCGTCAGCTTCGTGCTCACCGACGGGGTCCAGGAGGTACGGGTCGTCAACTCCGAGCAGCCCCGGGGGGTCTTCACCGAAGGGCAGGGTGCCTTGGTCGAGGGCATCTTCGGCGCCGACGGCGTCTTCCGGTCCGACCTGCTGCTCGTCAAGCACGGCAACGAGTACAAGGCGCCGGAGGAGCCCGGCGAGCCGCCGGCGGTCAAGGACGTCTCGCGATGAGGTACCTGCTCGGGCCGGCCGGCCTCACCCTCGGGCTGGTCTTCTCGGCCGCCGCCACCCTGTGGTGGGCGGTGGCCGCCCGCGGCAGCGCCCGCGCCGCCCGTCAGGGACGGGCCGCCAGCGCCACCGCCGCACTGGGGGCGTTCCTGGCCGTCGTCGCGATGCTCAACGCACTGGTGCAGCACGACTTCGCCGTCCGCTACGTCGCCGAGAACGGCGGGCGCGCCGTCCCGCTCTACTACACCGTCATCAGCCTGTGGGCGGCGCTCGAGGGCTCACTGCTGCTCTGGCTGCTCGTGCTGACCGGCATGACGCTGCTGGCCGTGCACCGCGTCCATCCGCGGGCCGGGAACCTGCACCCGTCGGCGATGAGCGTGCTGTCCGGCATCAGCGCCTTCTTCTTCGCGCTCGCGCTGTTCGCCGGCAACGCCTTCGACCGGGTCAGCCCGGTCCCCGCCGACGGCCCGGGGCCGAACCCGCTGCTGCAGGACCACCCGCTGATGGGCATCCACCCGCCGCTGCTCTACCTCGGCTACGTCGGCATGGCCATCCCCTTCGCCTACGCCATCGCGGCACTGATCACGGGCCGCACGGGGCCGGCCTGGGTCTCAGTGGTGCGCAGCTGGACGCTCGTCGCGTGGACGGCGCTCACCGCCGGCGTGGTTCTGGGCGGCTGGTGGGCGTACGAGGTGCTCGGCTGGGGTGGCTACTGGGCCTGGGACCCGGTGGAGAACGTCTCAGTGCTGCCGTGGTTCACCGCCACGGCGCTGCTGCACTCGATCTTGGTGCAGAAGCGCCGGGCGACGCTGCGGCTGTGGAACCTCACCCTGGCCGTGGCCACCTTCTGCCTGGTCATCTTCGGCACCTTCCTCACCCGCAGCGGTGTCATCGAGAGCGTGCACGCGTTCAGCCAGTCCACGATCGGGCCGATTCTGCTCGGCTTCCTGCTGCTGGTCCTGCTCGCTTCCGGTGCGCTGTTCGTGTGGCGGTCGGACCGGCTACGGGACGACGACGCGCTGCTGCGCACCGTGTCGCGGGAGACCGCGTTCCTGGGCAACAACCTGCTGCTGGCCGGGCTGGCGTTCACGATCCTGCTCGGCACCACCTTCCCGCTGCTCGTCGAGACCTTCACCGGCGACCGGATCAGCGTCGGCGCCCCGTACTTCACCCGCATGGCCGTACCGATGGCGCTGCTGCTCGTCCTGCTCATGGGAGTCGGCCCGCTGCTGCCGTGGGGCAGCGCTCAGGGTGCGGTGCTCGGCCCGCTGCTGCTGCCGGGGGCGGTGGCCGGGCTGCTGACCGTCGGCGCGCTGGGCCTGTCCGGGCTGCGCGGCGTCAGCGCGCTGCTCACCTTCGGCCTGGCCGCCTTCGTCCTCGTCACGCACGCCACCCGGCTCGTCGTCGACGTGCGGCACACCCGCTCCGGATCCGGTACGGGCGCAGGTCGCGCCGTGGTTCGCACGCTGCTGTCCCAGCGCCGGACCTACGGCGGGCTGCTCGTGCACCTGGGTTTCGTGCTGACCGCCGTCGCCGTCGCCGCATCCTCGACGTACGCCTCGTCGAGCACCGCCCGGCTCACCACCGGGCAGACCGTCGCCACGGGGGCGTGGACCGCCACCCTCGAGGGCGTGCACAGCCTGGAGGGAGACCGCCGGGACTCGATCGTCGCCGACCTGCGGCTGTGCCACCGCGGGCAGGACGTCGGCGTCTACCAGCCCATGCTCAGCACCTACCCCCGGCTGCAGCAGGCGGTCGGCACCCCGTCGGTCCGCACCACCTTCACCGAGGACGCCTATCTGGTCCTGACCGAGATCGACCCCGAGACCTCGATGGCGACGGTGCGCCTGGCGGTCAACCCCATGATGCTGTGGCTGTGGATCGCCGTCGGCGTGATGGTGCTGGGCGCCGCGGTCGCCGGCTGGCCGCGCCGCCGCCCGGCGCAGGTGCCGGAGGTCCTGCCGCAGGTCGCTCCGGCAGCCGTGGAGCAACGCCGACCGGAGCGGGAGCACGTGTGACCGCGCTCGCCGCCGGACCCGAGGCGCCGTCCCCGCCGGCCGGCCGCCCCGGCCGTCGAATGTGGCGGACGCTGGCCCTGCTGATGTCGGTGGCACTGCTGGGGCTGGTCCTGGTGAGCCGGCTCGAGGGGCAGCCGCCGGCGCGTTCCGTCCTGCTCGACGGACCCGCCCCGGCCCTGCAGGGCATGACCCTGGAGGGAGCGACGTTCGACCTGG
Coding sequences:
- the ccsA gene encoding cytochrome c biogenesis protein CcsA; translation: MNPPRPPGLLDRTLTAGAALTSAAALVVALAVAPPDALQGQAQRLMYVHVPAAWLAYACFAVVLVASVAYLLRRDLRWDRRAQAAGELGVGMTALAIVLGSLWGRPVWGTWWVWDPRLVTTVVLLLVYAGYLSVRGLGDDRATGARRAAAVGILGFVNVPVVHFSVVWWRTLHQPATVLSPDPAPMDGRMALALLLSVLAFSLAGWLVVRRRVRILAERDGGPAPQEPPPGAPLVVRAGTRS
- a CDS encoding cytochrome c-type biogenesis CcmF C-terminal domain-containing protein — protein: MRYLLGPAGLTLGLVFSAAATLWWAVAARGSARAARQGRAASATAALGAFLAVVAMLNALVQHDFAVRYVAENGGRAVPLYYTVISLWAALEGSLLLWLLVLTGMTLLAVHRVHPRAGNLHPSAMSVLSGISAFFFALALFAGNAFDRVSPVPADGPGPNPLLQDHPLMGIHPPLLYLGYVGMAIPFAYAIAALITGRTGPAWVSVVRSWTLVAWTALTAGVVLGGWWAYEVLGWGGYWAWDPVENVSVLPWFTATALLHSILVQKRRATLRLWNLTLAVATFCLVIFGTFLTRSGVIESVHAFSQSTIGPILLGFLLLVLLASGALFVWRSDRLRDDDALLRTVSRETAFLGNNLLLAGLAFTILLGTTFPLLVETFTGDRISVGAPYFTRMAVPMALLLVLLMGVGPLLPWGSAQGAVLGPLLLPGAVAGLLTVGALGLSGLRGVSALLTFGLAAFVLVTHATRLVVDVRHTRSGSGTGAGRAVVRTLLSQRRTYGGLLVHLGFVLTAVAVAASSTYASSSTARLTTGQTVATGAWTATLEGVHSLEGDRRDSIVADLRLCHRGQDVGVYQPMLSTYPRLQQAVGTPSVRTTFTEDAYLVLTEIDPETSMATVRLAVNPMMLWLWIAVGVMVLGAAVAGWPRRRPAQVPEVLPQVAPAAVEQRRPEREHV
- a CDS encoding cytochrome c maturation protein CcmE, with the protein product MTVPDTVRRRAPWRLLTLAVVVLAAVGVLAATGLQGSLVYYKTTSELLADPSLQGERLRLGGLVVPASVSRGPDGVSFVLTDGVQEVRVVNSEQPRGVFTEGQGALVEGIFGADGVFRSDLLLVKHGNEYKAPEEPGEPPAVKDVSR